From the Ruminiclostridium josui JCM 17888 genome, one window contains:
- a CDS encoding response regulator transcription factor, giving the protein MFKVLLVDDEPMALEALKIVADWKELGFTICGEGKNGDEALNKIKETKPDLVVTDIRMPGMDGLELIRNVKENVNQDTIFIIVSGYDEFEYAKKAMQYGIRYYVLKPVFKDEFSEVLVEIVDKLEEKYQLGKMTANNVRADIGNLLGEFLLGNLDEDELKSRMPIDIWKNNAKWFYVCLGTPQAWETANIKSYDISEDTFGILNELVNTGIEGIYIYPILTNTVLEGIVVCTISEVQTDKIIETLKSKVSKIFGEGCYLGVGNTVTELSELSESMSQAHKAINYRFFSTPGSTIFYQNIKDFSLNYSFEGIYKIEDMYNALDSLDEERIKNAIEAVFSDFRREFTAPEIIKMYVVNIIYKSIAIVSSLGGNTDQIPLLDSITGILAKSLIIDEMEKMAYEYCSKFVIYAKSIKNNTKNSDMKLVEEYIKNNYTRNLTIREISKKLYIHPNYLGHQINKWFGCSFNEYLHGLRMEEAKNLLENTNLKVHEIAERVGYSSYSNFLDQFVKKFSIKPSDYKIMLNNKN; this is encoded by the coding sequence ATGTTTAAGGTTTTACTTGTGGATGATGAGCCTATGGCACTTGAAGCATTAAAGATTGTGGCAGATTGGAAAGAGCTTGGGTTTACTATCTGTGGGGAAGGTAAAAATGGTGATGAAGCATTAAATAAAATTAAAGAAACTAAGCCTGATTTAGTGGTTACAGACATAAGAATGCCAGGAATGGATGGGCTGGAATTAATAAGAAATGTTAAAGAAAATGTAAATCAGGATACTATATTTATAATTGTAAGCGGATATGATGAATTTGAATACGCAAAAAAAGCTATGCAGTATGGAATCCGCTATTATGTTTTAAAGCCTGTCTTTAAAGATGAATTTTCGGAAGTTCTTGTAGAAATAGTGGACAAACTGGAAGAAAAATATCAACTCGGAAAAATGACCGCTAATAACGTACGTGCTGATATAGGGAATTTACTTGGGGAATTCCTTTTGGGGAATTTAGATGAAGACGAACTTAAGAGCAGAATGCCGATAGATATATGGAAAAATAATGCGAAATGGTTTTATGTTTGTTTAGGTACACCTCAGGCGTGGGAAACAGCGAATATAAAAAGCTATGACATTAGCGAGGACACCTTTGGAATACTAAATGAGCTAGTAAATACAGGTATTGAGGGTATATATATATATCCCATATTAACTAATACGGTACTAGAAGGGATTGTGGTCTGTACAATATCAGAAGTGCAAACAGATAAAATAATAGAAACATTAAAATCAAAAGTATCAAAGATTTTTGGGGAAGGCTGTTACCTAGGAGTAGGTAACACGGTAACTGAGCTTTCTGAACTTTCTGAATCCATGTCTCAAGCTCATAAGGCAATAAACTATAGATTTTTTAGTACCCCCGGCAGTACAATTTTCTATCAAAACATAAAGGATTTTTCATTAAACTACAGTTTTGAGGGAATATACAAAATCGAAGATATGTATAATGCTCTTGATAGTCTGGATGAAGAGAGAATTAAAAATGCAATTGAAGCAGTTTTTTCGGATTTCCGACGTGAATTTACAGCTCCCGAAATAATCAAAATGTATGTAGTTAACATCATATATAAAAGTATAGCTATAGTATCCAGCTTAGGTGGTAATACGGATCAGATACCACTGCTTGATTCAATTACAGGAATATTGGCAAAAAGCCTGATAATAGATGAAATGGAGAAGATGGCATATGAATACTGTAGCAAATTTGTTATATATGCTAAAAGCATAAAAAATAATACGAAAAATTCAGATATGAAACTAGTGGAGGAGTATATAAAGAATAACTATACAAGAAATCTGACAATCAGGGAGATTTCTAAGAAACTTTATATACACCCCAACTATCTTGGACACCAAATAAACAAGTGGTTTGGATGCAGTTTCAATGAGTATCTCCATGGTCTCAGAATGGAAGAGGCCAAGAACCTGCTAGAAAATACAAACCTAAAAGTGCATGAAATAGCTGAGAGAGTAGGATATAGTTCATACAGCAATTTTCTGGACCAGTTTGTAAAAAAGTTCTCTATAAAGCCCAGTGATTATAAAATTATGTTAAATAACAAGAACTAA
- a CDS encoding ABC transporter substrate-binding protein, giving the protein MMLKKRNWLVALLAGLMSISFVLSGCGGSDSSSSSTSTSGSATATGSAAEKLDPIEISFFITDPGQAPTPDNKIYKKIKEELGVSINWEFLVGDKNQKIGVLIAGGEYPDVITMSSDIISKFVGAGALVPLEDIIDKSAPNLKKHYEPYKNKVKDVTDGHFYVMPDYGVYYNDFSINVNEGPAFFIQKAVLKDAGYPKVKTLDQYFDLIEKYKAKNPTIDGQPTIGFEVLSEGWRDFCLKNPPQHLIGHPNDGGVVVDSETNTAEFFWDKDYAKRYYKKLNEINAKGLLDPESFTMNYDQYMAKLSSGRVLGMFDQHWNFSNAELTLKTQKKDERTYAPLPLVFDEGIQDYYMDRPVLNVNTGYAITKSAKDPERIIKFFDALLTEKWQKILGWGIEGEDYMVDDQGMYYMTPEQRVNYNDQTWRLGNMAHTLWYYAPKMEGTFEDGNATSPGGQPKEYFDALSDYDKEFLKAYGYDQQSDFFSPAPENRISYPAWQIDLVDGSPASLANTKVGDIATKYLPKAILAKPDKFDSVWEEYVNQLHKEDIQAYIDRINEQLAWRAENWK; this is encoded by the coding sequence ATGATGTTAAAAAAGAGAAATTGGCTAGTAGCACTATTAGCAGGGTTAATGTCAATTAGCTTTGTATTATCAGGTTGTGGCGGTTCTGATAGCAGCAGCTCTTCTACTTCAACTTCTGGCTCAGCAACAGCTACAGGTTCAGCAGCTGAAAAGCTTGATCCTATCGAGATAAGCTTCTTTATCACTGACCCTGGTCAAGCACCAACACCAGATAACAAAATTTACAAGAAAATTAAAGAAGAACTTGGAGTTAGCATTAACTGGGAATTCCTAGTAGGTGACAAAAACCAAAAAATTGGTGTTTTGATTGCCGGTGGAGAATATCCTGACGTTATAACCATGAGCTCAGATATAATTAGTAAGTTCGTGGGAGCAGGTGCTTTGGTTCCTTTAGAGGATATAATCGATAAGAGTGCTCCAAACCTCAAGAAACATTATGAACCATATAAGAACAAGGTTAAAGACGTTACAGACGGACATTTTTATGTAATGCCTGACTATGGTGTTTATTACAATGATTTTAGTATAAACGTTAACGAAGGTCCTGCTTTCTTTATACAAAAAGCAGTATTGAAAGATGCTGGATATCCAAAGGTAAAAACTCTTGACCAGTACTTCGATCTTATAGAAAAGTATAAAGCAAAGAATCCAACAATCGACGGACAACCAACAATTGGATTCGAAGTTCTTTCAGAAGGTTGGAGAGACTTCTGTCTAAAGAATCCACCTCAACATTTGATTGGTCATCCAAACGATGGTGGTGTTGTAGTTGATTCTGAAACTAACACTGCTGAATTCTTCTGGGATAAGGATTATGCAAAGAGATACTACAAGAAACTTAATGAAATAAATGCTAAGGGATTACTTGATCCTGAATCATTCACTATGAACTATGACCAATATATGGCTAAGCTTTCAAGCGGTAGAGTTCTTGGTATGTTCGATCAGCACTGGAACTTCAGCAATGCTGAATTGACATTAAAGACTCAGAAGAAAGATGAAAGAACATATGCTCCATTGCCATTGGTATTTGATGAAGGAATCCAGGATTACTACATGGATAGACCTGTTCTCAATGTTAATACAGGTTATGCTATTACAAAGAGTGCAAAAGATCCTGAGAGAATTATTAAATTCTTTGATGCATTACTTACAGAAAAATGGCAGAAGATTCTTGGTTGGGGAATTGAAGGAGAAGATTACATGGTTGACGATCAGGGTATGTACTACATGACTCCTGAACAACGTGTAAACTACAATGACCAGACTTGGAGACTTGGTAACATGGCTCATACACTCTGGTACTATGCTCCTAAGATGGAAGGTACATTTGAGGATGGAAATGCTACCAGCCCTGGAGGACAGCCAAAAGAATACTTCGATGCACTTAGTGATTATGATAAGGAATTCTTAAAAGCATATGGATATGACCAACAGTCTGATTTCTTCAGCCCAGCTCCAGAAAACAGAATTTCATATCCAGCATGGCAGATAGATCTTGTTGACGGATCACCTGCAAGCTTAGCTAACACAAAAGTTGGAGATATTGCAACTAAATATCTTCCAAAGGCAATACTTGCTAAACCAGATAAGTTTGACAGCGTATGGGAAGAATATGTAAATCAACTCCACAAAGAAGATATTCAAGCTTATATTGATAGAATTAATGAGCAACTCGCGTGGAGAGCTGAGAACTGGAAATAA
- a CDS encoding ABC transporter permease, with amino-acid sequence MANNGTALAENKLQSKKLTGHKLTWNTIVKQKQLIFMSVPMLIYILIFSYVPIWGWLMAFQNYKPAKGFFEQKWVGLQNFKYLFKDENFIRDFRNTICMSFINLILSYVTAIILALLLNEIKNVFFKRTVQTVSYLPHFLSWVIVTGIVATSLSTEGGIVNILFMKLGIIDSPINWLSEGKYFWGIVGATNVWKELGWNTIIYLGAITAIDPALYEAAGLDGAGRFRKMWHVTLPGIKATFVVLLIMSIGHVMEAGFEIQYLLGKGPVLDWSETIDIYVIKYGINQFNYSLATAAGIFKSVIAIIMLFIANNVAKRLGEERLI; translated from the coding sequence ATGGCTAATAATGGAACAGCTTTAGCTGAAAATAAACTACAAAGCAAGAAATTAACGGGACATAAATTAACCTGGAACACAATTGTAAAGCAAAAGCAGCTTATATTTATGTCCGTACCTATGCTCATTTATATATTAATATTTTCATATGTACCAATTTGGGGCTGGCTCATGGCTTTCCAGAATTATAAACCGGCAAAAGGCTTTTTTGAACAAAAGTGGGTTGGGCTCCAAAACTTTAAATATCTCTTTAAAGATGAGAATTTTATCAGAGATTTTAGAAATACAATTTGTATGAGTTTTATAAACCTCATACTAAGTTATGTTACAGCAATAATACTTGCACTACTTCTAAATGAAATTAAAAATGTTTTCTTTAAGAGAACTGTTCAAACGGTATCTTATTTACCACACTTTTTATCTTGGGTAATTGTAACTGGGATTGTAGCTACTTCCCTTTCAACTGAGGGAGGTATTGTAAATATACTCTTTATGAAATTAGGTATAATTGATTCTCCAATCAATTGGCTAAGTGAAGGAAAGTATTTCTGGGGAATTGTAGGTGCCACCAACGTATGGAAAGAACTTGGATGGAATACTATAATTTACCTTGGAGCAATAACTGCCATCGACCCTGCTCTATATGAGGCTGCTGGCTTAGATGGAGCTGGAAGATTCAGAAAAATGTGGCATGTTACACTTCCGGGAATTAAAGCTACCTTTGTAGTACTTCTGATAATGTCTATAGGTCACGTTATGGAAGCTGGTTTCGAAATTCAGTACTTGTTAGGAAAGGGACCTGTTTTAGACTGGTCTGAAACTATAGATATTTATGTTATCAAGTATGGTATTAACCAATTCAATTATTCGCTTGCAACAGCCGCTGGTATATTTAAGAGTGTAATTGCAATTATTATGCTATTCATTGCCAATAATGTTGCTAAGAGATTAGGCGAAGAAAGGCTTATCTAA
- a CDS encoding carbohydrate ABC transporter permease, whose product MINRRKPVRIGDVVFNTFNFFFMAILMIVTLYPFLNTLAISFNSGIDTLRGGIYLWPRDFSLQNYRAIFIGGNIFHAFLVSVERTVLSTVTNLFLTTMLSYTLSRKEYVFRKPITLVFVLTMYFNAGIIPNYFLIKNLHLLNSFWVYVLPTMIAAFNMIVIRTFIIGIPESFVESARIDGAGDFRIFIQVIFPLCKPVLATIALFVAVGAWNTWFDTFLYCSSKQNLSTLQYELMKLLSSTQNFNSNPALAAGVGANSQTADSMVTSLSIRASITIVAAVPIIIVYPFLQRYFVVGLNVGGVKE is encoded by the coding sequence ATGATTAATCGACGAAAACCCGTAAGGATAGGAGACGTTGTTTTTAACACATTTAATTTTTTCTTCATGGCTATACTTATGATTGTAACTCTCTATCCATTTTTAAATACACTTGCAATATCTTTTAATAGTGGTATTGATACTTTAAGAGGTGGAATATACCTTTGGCCTAGAGATTTTTCGCTACAGAATTATAGGGCTATATTCATTGGTGGTAATATATTTCATGCATTTTTGGTGTCAGTAGAAAGAACAGTGCTTTCTACTGTGACGAATTTATTCCTTACAACAATGCTTTCTTATACATTAAGCAGAAAGGAATACGTATTCAGAAAGCCAATAACATTAGTATTTGTATTAACAATGTATTTTAATGCAGGTATAATACCTAACTACTTCCTTATAAAGAATTTGCATTTGTTGAATAGCTTCTGGGTATATGTTCTTCCAACAATGATAGCAGCATTTAACATGATTGTTATTAGAACCTTTATTATAGGTATACCTGAAAGCTTTGTTGAATCTGCAAGAATCGACGGAGCAGGAGATTTCAGAATATTTATTCAAGTAATCTTTCCATTGTGTAAACCAGTACTGGCTACAATTGCATTGTTTGTTGCAGTTGGTGCGTGGAATACATGGTTTGATACATTCCTGTATTGTTCATCAAAGCAGAACCTTAGTACGTTGCAATATGAGTTGATGAAATTGCTGAGTTCAACACAGAACTTCAATTCAAATCCTGCTTTGGCAGCAGGTGTGGGTGCCAATTCGCAAACAGCAGACAGTATGGTTACGTCCTTGTCTATAAGAGCATCTATTACAATAGTAGCAGCTGTGCCGATAATTATTGTATACCCATTCCTGCAAAGATACTTCGTTGTAGGTTTGAATGTAGGTGGAGTTAAAGAATAA
- a CDS encoding endo-1,4-beta-xylanase, translated as MSAANSKYSHRAATKTIKLSGADGNVLRDTEVIVEQTNHKFLFGCSQFDAIPYVNNMFKDAEKERAEQRFEKFFDLFNFATIPFYWGFYEQIKGQPMINETKKAAQWLASHGLLLKGHPLCWHTITAPWLLDMTNEEILAAQMSRINRDVSEFSGLIDIWDAINEVVIMPVFDKYDNGITRICKELGRIKLVRKVFEEAKKANLGAILLINDFNTSESYAILLEGLIEAGVPIDAIGIQSHMHQGYWGVEKTLEVLERFSRFGIPLHFTENTLVSGNLIPPEIEDLNDYQVEEWPSTPEGEERQAREVVSHYKTLLENPNVESITWWDFADGAWLGAPSGLVTVDNRVKPAYNELYNLVKGEWWLKPTKYITDENGEIKVSGFLGDYEVSCHGKKIGFTIDSANEAVELKI; from the coding sequence ATGAGTGCAGCTAACAGCAAGTATAGCCATAGAGCAGCAACAAAGACCATCAAACTTTCTGGAGCAGACGGAAATGTTTTGAGAGATACAGAAGTTATTGTTGAACAGACCAATCATAAGTTCCTATTTGGTTGTTCACAATTTGATGCTATTCCTTATGTTAATAACATGTTTAAGGATGCAGAAAAAGAACGTGCTGAACAACGATTTGAGAAGTTTTTTGATTTGTTCAACTTCGCAACCATACCTTTTTATTGGGGCTTTTATGAACAAATAAAAGGGCAGCCTATGATAAATGAAACAAAGAAGGCAGCTCAATGGTTGGCTTCACATGGGCTTCTGCTAAAAGGACACCCCCTGTGCTGGCATACTATTACAGCACCATGGTTGCTAGATATGACAAATGAAGAAATACTTGCTGCTCAGATGAGTCGTATTAACCGTGATGTTTCAGAGTTTAGTGGCTTGATAGATATTTGGGATGCAATAAATGAAGTTGTTATAATGCCAGTTTTTGATAAGTATGATAACGGAATTACAAGGATTTGCAAGGAGCTTGGACGTATAAAGCTGGTTAGAAAGGTCTTTGAAGAAGCTAAAAAAGCAAATCTAGGTGCGATACTGTTGATTAACGACTTTAACACTTCTGAATCATATGCTATTTTGCTGGAAGGGCTTATTGAGGCCGGAGTACCTATTGATGCTATAGGAATACAATCTCATATGCATCAGGGTTACTGGGGAGTGGAAAAGACTTTGGAAGTACTTGAAAGGTTTTCCAGGTTTGGTATTCCCCTTCATTTTACAGAGAATACTTTGGTTTCAGGAAACTTGATACCGCCTGAAATTGAAGACCTGAATGACTATCAAGTAGAAGAATGGCCTTCAACACCTGAAGGTGAGGAAAGACAAGCCAGAGAAGTTGTATCTCATTACAAGACGCTTTTGGAAAACCCAAATGTTGAATCAATTACCTGGTGGGATTTTGCAGATGGAGCTTGGCTTGGAGCACCATCAGGATTAGTTACAGTTGATAACAGGGTTAAGCCTGCATATAATGAATTATACAACCTTGTAAAAGGTGAATGGTGGTTGAAACCGACCAAGTATATTACGGATGAAAACGGAGAAATTAAGGTTTCCGGATTCTTGGGTGATTACGAAGTTTCCTGCCATGGCAAAAAGATTGGCTTTACTATTGATAGCGCAAATGAGGCTGTCGAACTTAAAATTTAA